The sequence TGGGGGACAACTGAAGACTGACCTTTAGCAACAAACTGAGGACCCCACACACAtttccccccacctcaccccagggCCGGCCAGACACACGTCACTCAGCTGTGACAACACGCCAGGACAGGCAAGTCAGCTGCTCAGAGGACCTCCACTCACCCTGGAGTCGGTCTGACAGCAGCATTCGCGCCTTCGTGTCACTTTAACTAGCAGTGTTTGGCGCAGGCACCTTAAAAGTCTTAATACTTTTTGGGGTCCTGACAACCGCACAACAGAAAGTTCTCTTTCGGAAAAATCTTTTCTGACACAGCATTTTTCCCTGGAATGAGCCTTGGTCATTAttggagtttaaaaataaaaagcagagcaGGATCAGAGGTAGGACTTCTACTGCCATCCAGGAGTTTTCCCAGAAGGGCCTGAATGAGCTAGGACACGTGCCGTGGTGGCGATGCCAATGCCACAGCTATTCCTTTGCAGGTTGTGCCGgaggatgttttgttttttggctgtgttgggtcttcattgctgtgcacgggatttctctagttgtggcgagcaggggctgctcttcactgcggtgagcgggcttcttattgtcgtggcttctcttgttgcggagcgtgagCTCTatgagcgcaggctcggtagttgtggcgcacgggcttagttgctctgcggcatgtggggtcttcccgggccagggctcgaacccgtgtcccctgcattggcaggcggattcttaaccactgcgccaccagggaagccccgtgccaGAGGATTTTTGATGTGTGTGCATCGCTGTATAAATGCTCTTCTTAACACACAAGAAGCACCCGGAACACCTCATTTGGAGTCAGAGTCTACTGGTCAACAGCTGCTGGTTCCCCCAGGCCACAAAACCAATGCTCCCCTTTCTTCTTGTGCTGTATGTTAGGTATTGTTGTTTCTTCTTCTCCCCTTTGCCGCAAGAGGGGAGGAAAAGTAAGGATAACGCCAATTATTTAAAGGAAATCAAGGCAGAAGGGGTGGACCAAAATCCACAGTGAAACTAAAGGAGGGATCACAGAAGTCCAAACGCAGCCAAAGGCGGGTCAGCTTTTGCTCATCCACGAAGGGCTTTTCAAGTTTTCCGGGGCAGATTTCCCTGATGGTTTAGAGGTTGCAGTTGGGTTCCTGGGGGCCACTGGGGGCTCATGCAAGAAGGAAGACTCGCTCAACCTGGCATCCTGGGAGTCAGCCACGGTGGACACGTCGGCCTCACTGGACAGGTCCTCCGTCGAGAGGTTGAGGCTCCCGAGCTTGGCGAGGGAGTGAGAGCGCTTGAGCGGGGACGAGACCGTGAGGCCCGCCAGCCGGAGCCGGGTCTCGATCTCCTGCGTGCGCTGCTTCACCAACCCGGGCTTCCCACGGACGCTGTGGATGCTGTCGCTGCTTGAGCTCCGGGTCAGGTTGGAGCTCATGGAGGATGAGGTCGGGGTGTAGCAGATGGTCTTCAGGAAGTCTTTTGAGAAGTGACTGGTGTGGTCTGGGCGGCAGAGGAAGAGCGGGGGGCTCTTCAGTGGGGCTCCTTCTGACGGAGGGGGGCCAGCCTCGGGCTTCTCGTCGCCCTGGGCCTGGCCAGGCAGAGCCGGGTCCTGGCTCTCCTCGGGGATGCTGGCCTCCAGCCTGCTGGCGGGGCCATCCTTGCAGGGGGCCGCCAGGTCGGCCGGCGTGCCCTTCAGCCTCTCTAGTTCTTTGGTGTGCTTGCGGACCAAGCCCGCCTTCTGCAGCTGGATGATGGATTCCTGGTGCTGCATCAGGTAGCTGTTGGCTGTCGGTTTCTCGGCTTCTTTACTGAACAGGAGCCGCAGGTCCTTGGCTGGCTTCGGATCTTTCTTGGGTGGCGAGTCGTCCTTCGCTACTTCCATGTTGGGAGCGTTCTTAACACAGTGAGAATTCTTCAAAAGGAGGGACTTTGGTAGGACTTTGTGAGTCTCTCTGGAAGGTTCCAAAAGGCTGGCTGGTAGCTCTGGGGCAGCCGCAGCCCCAGGGCTACTGATGTCTGGCCTCCTCGAGCCTGCTGGTGGTAGGCATGGGGGAGTTTCGGTTGGGCCAGAGGACAGTTTCTCTGAAGCTCGGGACCTGCTGGCCACATGGGCCATGGGGGAAGACGTGAGGTGGGGCAGGAAGGTGGGCTGGGTGCAGATGGCGGGAGCACCGGGGTTCTTGCATCGCTCCCCGAAGGCCTCGGGAATCCCGCTGGCTGCAGGGTACATGCAGTCGGCGCAGGATTTGTAGGAAGGCTTCACTTTGTTAAGGATCCCAAAGATCGCATCGTGCTGAAAAGGACAAGAACATCGTGAGGGCGTGACGCAAGCCTAAGCCCGAAAAGTACAagaagggcaggaggcagggctggggcaggcacTGGGCTGGCAGTGCTCTCACTTCAGCTGGGGCTGGGATACGGCCCTCTCGGAACCCATATGACCGTGACTAATGCAGGTTAGGGATGAGTTAGAGACACTGAATCGAACTTCCCGGAAGCTACGAGCCCACAGTCCTGGGCAAACCTTCGGCGACATGGCCAGGAGCAGGGCCTCCAAGGGCCTCCCTTCTCAACTCCGCCTCCGCCACTTGCACCAAATGACCCTCTCCAGCCTCTGGTGTTGCCTGGAAACCAGAGTGACTTCGCCTCACCCCTTCCCCTCGCGGCCTCGTGAGAATTAGCGAAATAACATTTCTGGCACCGTAACTGTGTCTCCCCTCCAGAAACGGTCCGGAGTCTGCAGCCTGAAGACAGCCCCCTTCCTGTCTGGCACAACAGAGCGTGGCTCAAGGAACCACCATCTAACTGTGCTCTTCACAGAGAGGTGGCCAAAGGCAGAAACGGTTCGGGAAAGACTCTAATACAGACCCAAACACGGGTGCCCACGACCCCGAGGAGGGGGCCAGGCAGACGTGGGTTTCATACACCAGTGGAAAGCACGTTTGCACCACTTCCCAAGAAACGCCCTGCCTCTGGTCACTGGGGGTCTCTGCGAGCTCAACGTGGGCCTCTCCATCCCGCCCTCCTCCTGATGGGCAGGCCAAGCCCTCACTCCCTCATGCGCCCATCGAAAGGCACCagggctgctcctctgggccaAGACCCAGCCGAGAACCGCAGAAGTGGAGGCAAGAGGGTGACTCTCTTCCCTCGCGAGTTGTTTCACTGTGAGACTCCTGAGGCGGTTGAAAACCAAGCCTTCTTGGCAAAAGGTTTCTCCCTGCCCCTCTGTTGTGTCAGGGACCCGTACCATCCTGTGTGGCAGCCCGAGGTCCCCGCAAGCTAAGGAGTCAGGGTCCGGTCCAGTCCTGGAGGAGTCAATGGGAAACCCAGCCCCGATTCCTGGAGGCTTGCAAGGGGGCGTGTGGAGAGCGTCTGGTGGGGCAAGTAGGGGGCCAGGTCTCCTGCAGGACCCTAACCTGGTCAGGATTCCTGGGGCTGGTTTCCAGGTCGACCAGTGGGGCTTGGTCACCCCTGTGGTGAGGACCGGACACAGACATTTTCCTGAAGCTTTGACCAAAGTGTCTATATGTTTgtttcttctaaaacttttagAATCTAACGTTCTAAACCGTGGTAAAATCTACCACGGTGGGAGATTTGAGAGCACCTTTCAGAGCTCACGGGGAGACAAGGGAGGAGGGAATTCATTCATCCAGCTCCTACTTAGGGAGCACGCCTGTCCTGTGCCAGGCCTTGCACTGGGCGCAGGGGCTACGAGCAAGACAGTCCCTGCCCGCCGAGGGCCCTGTCTCTGGATGCCTCCTAAGCTGTGCATTTCGGTCCCTGTCCCATCCTCTGAGCCACCCCCATCTCAGATGCCTGGCTTCCATCTCACCCCATCAGTCTGCCTGCAGACCACTGCCAGAGGGGCCTTGTCACCAACCACCTAACGCCCTCCCATGCTTCCCAGCGCCCTGGGAGGACACGCGCAGGGCCCTGCCATCATGCCCCAAGGCCCCGCGTGCCCGGCCACCTGTCCAGCTGCGCCTCAGCCACTGCCCCTCAGCCAGGCCAAGCTTTCCACCCTCAGGGGCCTGGGCCCAGAAGATTCTCCTCCTGGCTCTCTGCGCGGCCAGCTCCGtctcatcccctcccctcccaccttacCCGTGTCACCACACCGAGCACcacctgtatgttttctttgttacaTCCTTACATGTTTACCTCCCATCTCCCTGTAAGACCACGTGTGCTGAACTACCTTACAGCTGTACCCCCTCACCAATCTGGCCCCGGAGTTAATAAACACAACTTGAACAAGTGAATGGATGCCTGTCTCTAGGTCCTAGTCCCTAGATAATGTCACCCATCCACACTCTGGCCAGAAAAAGAAGGCTGGGTCCTTCGTTTATCTTCTTATCCAGGCTTCTCTCGTGGTCCCCGTTCTACGACTCACAGCTACGTCATCTCGGACCAACCGAGGTACCACTGTCCCGGACAGAGAGGTTTTATATCATCTATCTTGATGGGCATTTGCTCTTTAAAGGGAAGGTGAGCGGTGAGGGAAATTCGAGAGTAATTACTATTCAGTTTGGAATCTGGGTCCTGATTTGGAGTACGGGAGATTTAACTTCCCAGTTTTGTTTGCATTATAACGTGATGATGGCGAACTCTCTGTACAAGGGGATGCCTCTATCTGCCTCCGCAGTGCTCTTACTAGAGAATCACAGCTGGCCCAGGAGGTGGGTGGTCAGGCCATGGGAAATGAAGCTTCCTGCCCCCGGGCCAGGGCGAGCCAGCAGCAGAGCAGAGGGCAGAACCCAAGACCAGGCAACAGAGGACGTCCCTCCACAAAACCAGCCTCCACGCGTGGGCCACTTGGAGGAGGAAAAAGGCTGGAGGAATTCTTGATTTTCTGAGCAAGTGGCAGGTTGAGGCAAAAGCCCTGTTGCAAATAACCCACGAAGTATGAGAGCTACAAGGGACTGCTGGAGTTAATTAAGCATTAGAGTCCGAGTTGCAAGGCTAGATACTTGATGATGTCGGCTTTTTCAAGGTGGCGGCGGTGTTATGGTTCTAGGTTATAAACGGAAGCGTTTGGGATGGAAACGACAGATCTGGGATTTGATTTGTTTCAGGAGAATCCAGGGTATGGGAACGAGGATGGGGGTGAGACGAAAGGAAGAAAAGCCATACACTGGTAAAGGCTGAAGCTGAGTGAGAAGTTAcatgttttgtggggtttttttggccatggcttgtggcatgcgggatcttaattccctgaacccgggccccctgcagtggaagcgcggagtcctaaccaccggaccgccaggaaattcccataagttatatgttttatgttttacataagaaaaaaggaaagactttGAAACTCTGCCTCGGACGTGAATGAGGCACCGGGGTGAAGAGGGCGTGGGGGATGGTCACCATTCCCCAGGGGTCCCGGGTCCTCCGTCGTCTACCATCCCCGTCGGCCTGCAGAATCGCACGGAAAGCCACCCACTGAGCTGGCAGAGGCAGCTGTTGCGGGGCTGCCCCCGGGGCAGAAATGGCGTGCGTGCCGCCACCCCCTCGCGGCCCCAGGCCTACCTCGAAGTCGTCCGGGCAGCTCctcttgctgttgttgttatttaggTTTTCCCAATTCAGCAGGTTATCGAGCTCAGTAACAGGCTGCCCCCACTTCCCTGCTCCCGGGGCCTCCTCCCTTTCCATCTCCTCCACCTGTGGCGACGCGCCACCCCGGGCGTGGGGGCTCCCAAACTCTGGTTTCTTCTTCACTTCCTTCTCACAGAGTCCAGGACCTCCTGGGGCGTGTCCGGCCGGCTTGGATGCCTCTGCCGGCTGAGCGGCTTCTTCCAGCAGAGCATCCCTCTCCAGATCCTCCAGGTGGACCCAGCCGCCCGTCTCGTCTCTGGGGCAGTGCAACAGGGGGTCTGAGAGTCGCCGGAGACAGCAGGGGAGAGCGGGTCCCCCCGGGGTCCCGCTGCCCGGGAACCCAGGCTGGGCGGCGGCGTCCAGGCAGGGCGGCTGGGCTTCCGGGCTGCCGTCCAGGGTCTCCGGCAGGAAGTCCCCAGGCCCCGCTGGGTCATCCACAGGCTGCTGGCGCCACAGCTTGTTGTGCCGTTGTTTGCtggggaaggaaggcagaggaaggtCAGCAGACGCCAGTGCCCAAGGGTcctgggaggaagggggtggggagccaGCAAGGGGCAGTCCAAGGCCCGGGTGGACACCAGGGGCTCACCTGGGTAAAGCCTCTCTCGGTTCATTGACCCCCAAGAAATTCGAGAATGACGGAAATAGCCTTAGGACCCTAAGTCATCATGGCTCCCGTACATATGGCATCCCGCACGTATGACCCATGTGGGATCACGTAAACAACTTTGTCATGTGATAAGGATATCGCAGACATGGGAAGGGGGTCTGGACCTGGAATCCTATCATGATCCTAGTGTCCCAGCTCTCCTGGCGAACCTGGTCATGCCACGGATGTTCcgtctctgtttccccatctgtcaaataAGAAACCCCATCCTCTCCTACTTACGTCGTAGGGAAGTAACGCGGATCAAAGTAGAGAGTCGATAAAGACTTATACACACTAACGCGACCATGTAAACACGTAATGCACCTGAATAAAGCTGGGGAGATGCcagaaaattggaaatatttgTGTAGGTCAGAGAGATTACaggtcagtttttaaaataagtcttcTAATGCTGTGTTATTACTTTTATGACACATTTCTTAAACgtgagggttaaaaaaaaaaaagaagaaagaggctcAGAGTGAAATCAGGTAAGTGAGTCGCCTCCATTAACCTCAGAGGATCACCAACATCCAGGGTGGCGACGGTTAAGAGGAGAAAGAAGTAAACATAGAAGGACGTGCAAACTAAGGGTCTGCTGTTGCTCTTCAATGCGAGGGAGCAACACGGTCATTCACGGCCGTCTGCTCTGTGTGCACGTTCCGCGCAAGGCCAAGTGGGCCCGCAGACGGGGCTATAATTCAAGGTCAGTGCTGTGCTGCTGTGAACCTGGCCTGGCAACCCCTGGTGGGCCTGCAAACCCCTGATGGCAGCAAATGACTGAAGGGCTACCGGAGGCGAGAGCAGAAtgtgccccttcctcctcccccgcTGTCCCCCTCGGCCCTGCCTGAGCACCTGTCCAGCTGCTCTCTGGTTGACAGTGAAGGAGTCCAGAGATGTCCGGAGCTGTTCTCCAGACCCGCCAGCTGCTTCCCCAAACGTGGCCAAGAAGCTGGTGGACTTAGCCTGTGGCCTCCTCACAACACCAGGCAGAAACAACCCAGCGAGGCCTTGGACAGATTGAACAGAAAAGGAACAGGGGGAAAGTGAGTCCCTAAGTCCAGCAGCGATCCACCTGGGGTCACTGGGGGACCCCTCCATGGGGGCAGGATCACCTTGCACGGGAGCCCCAGAGGCTGACAGACCCGGGCGTGCCCCCCGATCCCTGGGCCGCCCACTGGCTGTGTGACATGGGACACCTTAACCTCCAGCGTCAGTTCCTTACTCCCCACAAATGGGGGATCCCCTGTCCTCTGCAGACCTTTTTcatggtggggtgggtgggtggaggtggtgggTAGAGAATTACAAAGCAGCTATGTCATCACTGACCGTGAGCCGGGTCTAGCGAAACAGCTGCACGGTGCTCGTGGAAATTTTACAACAATCCTATCGGGGGATTAGTTCTTAACTCGTCAGAGGAGActgaggcgggggtgggggggaagattGATGAGCTTCCCCTGAGCTACCAGCTCGTCAGCGGTGGGCCCAGGGCTGCCTCTGCAGTCCCTGGAGCTGCCCTGCGGTGAAGCCTGGCACGggcttggcacagagcaggtgctcaggaaaCGGGGCAGCCCCGGGCCGAGACTCACACGGAGTCCTGCCTTGGATTAGAAGCCGTGCCCTGCTCCCTCCAACTGCAAAACAGCTTTACGTGCCAACACAATAAGCACAGATccctcctggaaaccactaatcaaACCCCAAACAATCGTTGTTTTTCTCAAACCAGCTCCCCCCGACCCCAAGAGGCAGGATTTTGGCTGTGGAAGCCACCGCTGGGCCAAACGGGAGCATGGCTGGGATGTGGCCGGCAGCCCCGGCCGGCTGGGCGGCAGGGCTTCTGGAGCTCGGCTCTGCCAATTCTTCTCTGCAGACAGGCACCCACCTGGCGTCCAAGATGCCTTCATACTCAGACAGCTGCCTCATAAAGCCCGCGTTGGGGCGTGTGATGCTGCGCTTTTGCTTCACGTAGTTGTAGGCTTTCTCCAGGGGCCAGCCAAATTCCTTCATCGCGTAGGCTATGACCGTGGAAGCAGAGCGACTGACGCCCATTTTGCAATGTACCAGGCACTTGGAGTGGTTCCTCCTGCAgccgtgggggtggggggagaagacaAAAGTTGATACAACTGCATTCTCTCAGGTCCGGCAcaatggatcttttttttttaaaccctgaaGTTATCTCATTGCCCAAACCCTCTGAGGTCCTGATGTTTAGGCAGCAGACGTCCACACACCCTCAGTAGGAAATAACTTCACTTCAAAATCAATTAGCATACAATGGGAAATCAAGATCaatctggcctggcctggccaagTTTTGCAGGGAGAAAGCTCCCCATTCGGGCGCCTTCCCAGGTGGCTGGGATCGGCCGGGAGACCAGAGCCCCCCAGGCGTGAAGCAACTGGGCAGCAAAAGGGGTATTTGCACAAGCTACTCACTCAGCTGCTAGAGCAGATGGAGACAGGGAGCAGGTTACTGTAGAGAAACAGGGTCAGCGAACTGAAAGCCACCAGGCCCCTGGCAGAGAGAGTGCCTCGGCAGACAGGAGAGTCAAGGAGCCAGCGTGAGTCCGCAGCACTTGACTTGGCCACCAGAGAAAGAAGCCAAAGAAAACAGATGGGCCGATAGGCTTTTTGTAGGGAGACGGTACCAGCCCAGGCGAGGCTGATGTAACAGACATGGCAAGGCCAGGAACACTGTTGCTCTAGCTGTCGCCTGCTCACAAAGGTGAGGGGCACCAGGCTAGGGAGGGCTGCACCCGTGAAAGTTTATTTGTACAGGAGGTAGGCCGGCCAGCCTGCCTGTTTACATTAGAAGCAGCACACCTGCTCGGCGGGAGCAGGCTCATTTCCTATACCCCAAGCTTAAAGTTCATCCTCAAACCTCAGGGGTTTTTTTGGACTGCCAAAGTCTATCCCCCAGGAACCCAGGGGAACTAAGATTTGGTCCTACATCATGGAGCTTTGACCTGGGTGCAAAGCAGAAGAGGAAGTGTCTCTTGAGAGCATCTCAAAGAGTTGTCTCTTTCTGGTCCTGACTTCAGTGAGACAGAGCTGTTCCACAGGAGAATAAGGTGAGGACAAAAGACACGTGACAGCAGTGACAGGCTCGGGGCAGTGGGGACCTCTGATGGTCCATCCCATTCTACGTGAACAGGAGTCACACTAACGCAGGTGGAGGTGGGCCACAGCTCAGGGCATCTGCCCGAGTAGATTTCTGAGTAGATTTCTCCAGGGAAGCAGCCCCAAAGGTGCTCTGAGTCATGTACGATCCGCccgccctcctctctcctctggctcTGTGACTCCCCATGCACAGAGCTCCCAAGAGTGTCCGCTTGGTACAGGGGCCTTGCCTGCAGCCAGGGCTAATGACGAAACGGGGGTCAAATGTCACGGCAGGTGAAAGAGAACGAGCTCATCTGGGGACCCCTGGAGAAGATCAATGACTTGGCCCTTTCGATGCTTGGGGTCCAGCACTCTAAAACCAGAGGCCCATCAGACGTCACAGGCCCCTCAAGCCAGGAGGCAGCTGTGTCTGGGGTCACCATTAATGTCTGCCCACCCTGCAGCTGCCGGTCAGCTTCTTCCCCAGCCTGGTTTCTCTGACTTCTCCGCCCACTTACTTTGCTTTGTTTATAAAATGGTACGCCTCGTTCCAGTGGGCGAGGAGGTCTGTGGTCTCTTCATCATAGACTCGGATGTTATGATACGCAAATAAGCCAGGgaaaaaattatctatttctctaGTGACGTTTAAAATGTAGTCAACactgcaataagaaaaaaaaaaaaagaacaaattggaGAATCAGAATGTGGATCGACAAAAACCAAAGTAACGACAAACTGAGCAGAGAAAAGattaaatacacatttataaaGGGTCTGTGTTTTTATGGCAGGACTTCATAGTGGTGGTCTTTGGGGTTTTTGTGGTATCTTCTAAATACCCTCTACATGATGAGAATACattatatttatgataaaaaacaaatttctgcCTAAAAGACTTATAAAAAGAAAGCTCCACTCAAAGCATTGCTGAGTAACGTTGATTCTGGAAAGTAATCACACGTATCACCTAAATACATTTCTTAACTCCTTTGAAGTTTCAAAATTCGTAACTATTACGAGTATacagaggcttttaaaaaaataaaataaaaccaggtcttccctggtggtgcagtggttgagagtccacctgccgatgcaggggacgtgggttcgtgccccagtccgggaagatcccacatgccgcggagcggctgggcccgtgagccatggccgctgagcctgcgcgtctggagcccgtgctccgcaatgggagaggccacaacagcgtgaggcccgggagaggccacaacagtgagaggcccgcgtacagcaaaagaaaaataaataaataaataaaaccaacgTCTCCACTTTTAAGTAGTTAAAAAGCTGAATGTATCCATCCATTTTTTATGTCCTTGGGAACTGCCTTAACTCCTTTTTGAAACAAGGCaggctgtaaataaataaatagttgggAGGGTCTGCTAACCCAGCTAACTCAGGTTCTATAGTTCTCTAACCTTAATACTTACATTCCTGGAAGACAAACATAACTTCAGGAGTTTGAAAACACCTCAAATAGATTTCATAAGAGCAATATTTAtaaatgctttggaaaaaaaagaaaaacctttaaaatcatttatttattcccagCAAGATAAAGCATGGACAGCATCACCCTATACTTTAAGATCACTTTCTCTTGAAAGAACACATCTTAACCAGTAGttctaaagatatattttaagattttgtttagTCTTGACTTTTAAATGCAGTAATTCAAGAATGCCATCATGTCAGACCCACAGGATGGTGATTTTGTggctgtgttgttttttttaaaaaatgtccagaCATCTGTTCTTGAAGGTCTAGGTTTAAGCATTTTTTATCCCTGCTGCCGAGTCTTTCTCAGATTGAGACAGGCATGTGTTTCTGGCCAACGCTGAGCATTTAGCTGCAAGATTCCCACCAGGCTCAAAAGTACAACCACAGAGAGAACCAGGAGTGGTCCGGGGAGCAGGGTTGCTGACTGGCCCACCGGTAAGTGTGTCCACACTGGTGCTCTCAGCATCTCTgcagggcgggggggtggggggggggctcgtGGCCGCATCAGCACCCAGGCTGTCCTATACTATTTGAGGGTGATTTAGAATCATTCTCCCTGACACACACATTTCTAAACCCCAGTAAAATCTAAAACCCATGAATTATTCAGGAGGTAACATTCTGAAGCACATCTGTTTAGCTATGCAAATCAGGATGGCAGCTGCTTTGGAGACTGGGGTGGGCAAttccaggcaggcaggcagcgcCAGGGCTCGGCTTCGAATGGACGGCTGAGCTGAGTGTTTCTAAGCTGCCTGGAAGGATGAGGGAAGACAAGGGGAGCAGACTCACCCTGAGCCCTGCAGTTCCTCCAGATTGGATGCATTCCATTCAGAGCCCTGGGGGACAGATCACACAAACCCCCGTGAGTGTCACACGTCAGCCTCAGAGCTGCTTACGGGATGCACGGTGTGCGCTAGCCCTGACGGTGATGGCTATCTCATGGGCCCCTGGACTCAGAGGCCGATAAGAGAGCTGATACAAAGAGGCCGATATCAGAGCAGGTTCCCCAGGAGTTCGTGGCACTGTCAGGGAAAGGGGCTGGTTGAGGAAACCCTGCCCCCTCTCATCACTCCCTTTCCTAAGACTCCAGCAGGGTCCTGTCACCAGAGGCAGTGACCTCCGACCTCCCACGCGGGAGAGGGCGCTTTCACATACCACTGATTAGAGCAGGAACTGGTTTACCTTTTCTGGGAAGTATTTGGCAATATTAAAAAAGTTCCCACCCTCTGACCTAGAAATTCCACTTACAAAAAGCTACCCCGAGGAAACACCCAGAATTCGCAGAGGTATATGTACCAGGATATTTACGGTTATTTATAACAAAACAGCAGAAACCACCCAAAGGTCCGACAAGAAGAGATCATATGATGGAGCCGTTAAAATAAATCATACTTTTGGAGGATATTTAATGACACAGGGAAATACCACATAacgaaaaaaaaatttttaaagcaggatacaaaactataTAATCAAACAGTacagttctttccttttctttttcttttttttttaagaagctataaatgcattaaaaaaaaaaacccattagatagaaaaacaaacataccAAAGTGTTACCAGTGACTGCCTCTGGATTTGTGAAATTGAGAATGCTTTTAAGTTTTCTTCCTTCAACTTATATTTCCTAACTTTCTGTAACATGTTTTAACttcatactttaaaaatggtatttaaaaaaaaaccaaacccccCCATTTCTGAGCAGGCAAAGAACACGGAAgggaaaaaccaagaaaaaaacatCACTTTGCTCTTAGGAAATGCAATCGACACAGAGTCACAAACAGCAAAAGCACCCTCTTGGTCTCCCTATAAGCTTCCTTTCCCGAGAGGGTGGACAGCTCCAGatgcaggggctgcaggggcccCGATGGAGCTGGCAGCATGTGGGCACTAGCTGGATTTTCATATTGGAGGGAGAGGCTCAAACATAAAAATTCCTTTAGTATCTCTCATGGAAAAAGTGACATAAAGCACCAAACCACactgaaaaaataacaaaagctcTGCTAAGCCTGTGAGCATCCTCTTGCCGTGATCACCACCTAGTGGAGAGACGGGCCGAGGCGCCTTCA is a genomic window of Lagenorhynchus albirostris chromosome 14, mLagAlb1.1, whole genome shotgun sequence containing:
- the SSH1 gene encoding protein phosphatase Slingshot homolog 1 isoform X3; protein product: MISKAKVTVNGWLFPEGSGFCLSESFFMVKGAALFLQQGSSPQGQRSLQHPHKHAGDLPQHLQVMINLLRCEDRIKLAVRLESAWAERARYMVVVDSSGRQDTEESILLGVDFSSKESKSCTIGMVLRLWSDTKIHLDGDGGFSVSTAGRMHIFKPVSVQAMWSALQVLHKACEVARRHNYFPGGVALLWASYYESCIGSEQSCINEWNAMQDLESTRPDSPALFADKPTEGERTERLIKAKLRSIMMSQDLENVTSKEIRNELEKQMNCNLKEFKEFIDNEMLLILGQMDKPSLIFDHLYLGSEWNASNLEELQGSGVDYILNVTREIDNFFPGLFAYHNIRVYDEETTDLLAHWNEAYHFINKAKRNHSKCLVHCKMGVSRSASTVIAYAMKEFGWPLEKAYNYVKQKRSITRPNAGFMRQLSEYEGILDASKQRHNKLWRQQPVDDPAGPGDFLPETLDGSPEAQPPCLDAAAQPGFPGSGTPGGPALPCCLRRLSDPLLHCPRDETGGWVHLEDLERDALLEEAAQPAEASKPAGHAPGGPGLCEKEVKKKPEFGSPHARGGASPQVEEMEREEAPGAGKWGQPVTELDNLLNWENLNNNNSKRSCPDDFEHDAIFGILNKVKPSYKSCADCMYPAASGIPEAFGERCKNPGAPAICTQPTFLPHLTSSPMAHVASRSRASEKLSSGPTETPPCLPPAGSRRPDISSPGAAAAPELPASLLEPSRETHKVLPKSLLLKNSHCVKNAPNMEVAKDDSPPKKDPKPAKDLRLLFSKEAEKPTANSYLMQHQESIIQLQKAGLVRKHTKELERLKGTPADLAAPCKDGPASRLEASIPEESQDPALPGQAQGDEKPEAGPPPSEGAPLKSPPLFLCRPDHTSHFSKDFLKTICYTPTSSSMSSNLTRSSSSDSIHSVRGKPGLVKQRTQEIETRLRLAGLTVSSPLKRSHSLAKLGSLNLSTEDLSSEADVSTVADSQDARLSESSFLHEPPVAPRNPTATSKPSGKSAPENLKSPSWMSKS